In Candidatus Melainabacteria bacterium, a single window of DNA contains:
- the queG gene encoding tRNA epoxyqueuosine(34) reductase QueG has translation MLKTKQLITDIALELGFDAVGITLANDLNSSNEHFLNWREKGFASDMSYLLREDPINAKPKKLLPDAKSIITLLVNYYSEAPNDPGLNYGRVAAYAVGLDYHKVLRKKIKQFQEKLKKEFGNYFLSRGFTDSVPLLEKSFARNSGLGFFGKNTLIINKPFGSYFFICEIISNLEIEVETPRWGVSTCGKCTRCINVCPTNALGNGYRLDARLCISYQTIENKNIIPLELREKIGPWVFGCDLCQTVCPYNKKNIQTKWKEFKPENGFGHWIKLRDILNIRSDEEFHKKFSCTSLTRPKRSGLIRNAAIVAGNRLSEEALPELIWLSKNESDPIIREHVLWALSRY, from the coding sequence ATTAGGTTTTGATGCTGTAGGAATTACTCTGGCAAATGATTTAAATAGTTCTAATGAACATTTTTTAAACTGGCGAGAAAAAGGTTTTGCTAGTGATATGAGTTATTTACTTAGGGAAGATCCTATAAATGCAAAACCAAAGAAGTTACTACCCGATGCAAAATCAATTATTACACTCTTAGTGAATTATTATTCTGAAGCACCTAATGATCCTGGGCTAAATTATGGAAGAGTAGCTGCATATGCAGTAGGACTTGATTATCATAAAGTGCTTAGAAAAAAAATTAAACAGTTTCAAGAAAAATTAAAAAAAGAATTTGGAAATTATTTTTTATCAAGGGGCTTTACTGACTCAGTTCCACTTTTAGAAAAGTCATTTGCTCGTAATTCTGGGCTTGGATTTTTCGGTAAGAATACATTAATTATAAATAAGCCTTTTGGTTCATATTTTTTTATTTGTGAAATTATTTCAAATCTTGAAATTGAGGTAGAGACGCCCCGGTGGGGCGTCTCTACCTGCGGCAAATGTACAAGGTGTATTAATGTTTGTCCAACAAATGCTCTGGGAAACGGATACAGGTTAGATGCACGTCTTTGCATTTCATATCAAACAATTGAAAATAAAAATATTATCCCGCTTGAATTAAGAGAAAAAATTGGACCTTGGGTTTTTGGTTGTGATCTTTGTCAGACAGTTTGTCCTTATAATAAAAAAAATATACAAACTAAATGGAAAGAATTTAAACCTGAAAATGGTTTTGGTCACTGGATAAAATTAAGAGATATTTTAAATATTAGGTCTGATGAAGAATTCCATAAGAAGTTTTCTTGTACTTCTTTAACAAGGCCTAAACGATCTGGCTTAATTAGAAATGCAGCAATAGTAGCTGGAAACAGATTGTCAGAAGAAGCATTGCCAGAACTTATATGGCTTAGTAAAAATGAAAGTGATCCAATTATTCGTGAGCATGTATTATGGGCATTGTCGAGATATTAA
- a CDS encoding inositol monophosphatase yields MVNNTFNFAKELIEKASKLILKNYKNIRTISYKKSFANLVTNVDHEVEELILRKITSRYPEHSIIAEESGKKIKNPKYKWFIDPIDGTTNFAHGYPFFCISVGFAINDILQFGLVKNPITNEFYSARKGKGAKLNGKPISVSKVKKIKESLLVTGFSHDGVSSKQENFKNFQTLTTKSHGVRRDGAAALDLCYVACGRVDAFWEKELNPWDVASGVLILKEALGKITGLKGNKYSIYDKNILASNGFIHNELLKYLR; encoded by the coding sequence GTGGTGAACAACACATTTAATTTTGCAAAAGAACTAATTGAAAAAGCAAGTAAATTAATACTAAAAAATTATAAGAACATTAGAACAATTTCTTATAAAAAAAGTTTTGCAAATTTAGTTACAAATGTTGATCATGAAGTTGAAGAACTAATCCTCAGAAAAATCACTTCCAGATATCCTGAACATTCAATCATAGCTGAAGAATCAGGAAAAAAAATTAAAAATCCAAAATATAAATGGTTTATTGATCCAATTGATGGAACCACAAACTTTGCTCACGGCTATCCCTTCTTTTGTATTTCAGTTGGTTTTGCAATAAACGATATTTTACAATTTGGTTTAGTAAAAAACCCAATAACCAACGAGTTTTACAGTGCAAGAAAAGGAAAGGGTGCAAAATTAAATGGGAAACCAATTTCAGTTTCAAAAGTAAAAAAAATTAAAGAAAGTTTACTTGTTACTGGATTTTCACATGATGGCGTATCTTCTAAACAAGAAAATTTTAAAAACTTTCAAACACTAACTACAAAAAGTCATGGTGTAAGAAGAGATGGTGCAGCTGCACTTGATCTGTGTTATGTAGCTTGTGGTAGAGTAGATGCTTTCTGGGAAAAAGAATTAAACCCTTGGGATGTTGCTAGTGGAGTTTTAATTTTAAAAGAAGCTCTTGGAAAAATTACAGGATTAAAAGGTAATAAATATAGTATCTATGACAAAAATATTCTTGCTTCAAATGGATTTATTCATAATGAATTATTAAAATATTTAAGATAA
- a CDS encoding ribbon-helix-helix protein, CopG family codes for MTKVLVNFQNEFLEEVDKIAELEHRTRSSLIREALRRYLAQHKNETIKKESKESEEGSKPLISSVV; via the coding sequence ATGACAAAAGTCCTAGTAAATTTTCAAAATGAGTTTTTAGAAGAAGTTGATAAAATTGCTGAACTTGAACATAGAACAAGAAGTTCGCTTATTAGAGAAGCACTAAGAAGATATTTAGCTCAACACAAAAACGAAACAATAAAAAAAGAATCTAAAGAATCCGAAGAAGGATCAAAACCTTTAATTAGTTCGGTAGTTTAA
- the galE gene encoding UDP-glucose 4-epimerase GalE — translation MACSILITGGAGYIGSVAVEILLSEGYKTIVLDNLTTGHKESLFPNVAFYNADLGDTKVLEKIFTENKIDVVLHIAGRALVEESIKDPFQYFDTNFCQAQNLLNVMNLFNVKKIVFSSTCAVYGIPNQNEMPIKETTLTRPINPYGESKLIFEKSLEWYKKSYNFDYFALRYFNVAGASKNRGENHNLETHLIPLVIKAVKNKNYDLNVYGNDYDTKDGTAIRDYVHVIDLIYAHLKAIEALINGNTHENIYNIGYGHGYSVLEIVNAAKEVFNFDIQYKISKRRAGDPPILIADSTKIQKDLNWKPKYDNIYEIIRSASKFIN, via the coding sequence TTGGCATGTTCAATATTAATAACTGGTGGTGCAGGATATATAGGAAGCGTTGCTGTTGAGATTTTACTCTCTGAAGGATATAAAACAATTGTCTTAGACAATTTAACAACAGGTCATAAGGAATCATTATTCCCTAATGTAGCTTTTTATAATGCTGATTTAGGAGATACAAAAGTTCTTGAAAAAATTTTTACTGAAAACAAAATTGATGTGGTTTTACATATTGCTGGAAGAGCACTGGTTGAAGAATCTATAAAAGATCCATTTCAGTACTTCGATACAAATTTTTGTCAAGCACAAAACCTTCTGAATGTAATGAATCTTTTCAATGTAAAAAAAATTGTATTTTCATCGACTTGTGCAGTCTACGGGATTCCTAATCAAAATGAAATGCCAATAAAAGAAACAACACTTACAAGACCAATTAATCCATATGGTGAATCAAAATTAATATTTGAAAAGTCATTAGAATGGTATAAAAAATCATATAATTTCGACTATTTTGCACTTAGGTATTTTAATGTTGCAGGAGCAAGTAAAAACAGGGGTGAAAACCACAACCTGGAAACTCATTTGATTCCATTAGTTATTAAGGCAGTAAAAAATAAGAATTATGATTTAAATGTTTATGGAAATGATTATGACACTAAAGATGGTACAGCAATTAGGGATTATGTACATGTAATTGATTTGATTTATGCACACTTAAAAGCTATTGAGGCATTAATCAATGGAAATACGCATGAAAACATTTATAACATTGGATATGGGCATGGGTACTCAGTACTTGAAATTGTAAATGCAGCTAAAGAGGTTTTTAATTTTGATATTCAATATAAAATTTCTAAAAGACGAGCTGGAGATCCTCCTATTTTAATTGCAGATTCTACAAAAATACAAAAAGATTTAAACTGGAAACCAAAGTATGACAATATTTATGAGATCATAAGATCTGCAAGTAAATTTATAAACTAA
- a CDS encoding sigma-70 family RNA polymerase sigma factor codes for MPISPFDSLDPDIIDNDDLDSKDIHMFLVEYHKKKDNVIRDKIVHCCISLVKRIAYGLARRSTDPVEDLIQVGSIGLVKAIEQFDPTAGAKFHTYATHLITGEIRHYLRDKTSMIRAPRELQELSFRISRLVQDLIHRLGREPTDAEVAEVLELPADRVSEAYEVDRRRTLISLDQALATDGTSEQLLLDTLEDSAHHLKFHSEEDNIMLQAAIKKLKENLRQVVEMTFYQDLSQTEVAKRLGISQMQVSRRLRAATAELQRILLGNKMNLSNKMNVGKKKK; via the coding sequence ATGCCAATTAGTCCATTTGATTCTCTTGATCCAGACATAATAGACAATGATGATTTAGACAGCAAAGACATTCACATGTTTCTTGTTGAATATCATAAAAAAAAAGACAATGTTATAAGAGATAAAATAGTCCATTGTTGTATTTCATTAGTTAAACGAATAGCTTATGGGCTTGCAAGAAGAAGTACAGACCCTGTAGAAGATTTAATACAAGTTGGAAGTATTGGCCTTGTTAAAGCTATTGAACAGTTTGATCCTACTGCTGGAGCAAAATTTCATACTTATGCTACACATCTTATTACTGGTGAGATCAGGCATTATCTAAGAGATAAAACTTCAATGATTAGGGCACCAAGAGAACTTCAAGAATTGAGTTTTAGAATTTCAAGACTAGTTCAAGATTTAATTCATAGACTAGGGCGAGAGCCAACTGATGCAGAAGTTGCAGAAGTGTTAGAACTCCCAGCAGACAGAGTCTCTGAAGCTTATGAAGTTGACAGAAGAAGGACTTTAATTTCTTTAGACCAAGCTTTAGCAACAGATGGAACAAGTGAACAATTGCTACTTGACACACTTGAAGATAGTGCACATCACTTAAAATTTCATTCTGAAGAAGACAATATAATGCTTCAAGCAGCAATCAAAAAACTCAAAGAAAATTTAAGACAAGTAGTTGAAATGACCTTTTATCAAGATTTAAGCCAGACAGAAGTAGCAAAAAGGTTAGGAATATCACAAATGCAAGTTTCAAGAAGATTAAGAGCTGCAACAGCAGAACTACAAAGAATATTACTTGGCAACAAAATGAACTTAAGTAACAAAATGAATGTAGGTAAGAAAAAGAAATAA